A genomic region of Raphanus sativus cultivar WK10039 chromosome 6, ASM80110v3, whole genome shotgun sequence contains the following coding sequences:
- the LOC130496513 gene encoding G-type lectin S-receptor-like serine/threonine-protein kinase At4g11900 (The sequence of the model RefSeq protein was modified relative to this genomic sequence to represent the inferred CDS: added 35 bases not found in genome assembly) — protein MNMDTCKKNVFSIFHGFLMMFLSLQLLEVSSNRISTNQSLSGYQTIFSSGDVYELGLFTPEPDDFIAMGDELTSTSTKLWQSFDVPQCLISWNSTKDPSPGHYSLKVDHNTRNTLMIMVSDGSKSCWSSGPCYGSEQRCMVYSYCGSCEG, from the exons ATGAACATGGACACCTGCAAGAAGAATGTATTCTCCATCTTCCATGGATTCTTGATGATGTTCCTCTCCCTCCAATTGCTGGAGGTTTCTTCTAATAGAATCTCCACCAATCAATCTCTTTCAGGATACCAGACCATTTTTTCTAGTGGTGATGTTTACGAACTTGGCCTCTTCACACCAGAACCCG ATGATTTTATAGCTATGGGAGATGAGCTTACTTCGACATCTACCAAGTTGTGGCAGAGTTTTGATGTTCCACAATGTCTCATCTCGTGGAATAGCACCAAAGATCCATCCCCGGGTCACTACTCTCTCAAGGTTGACCACAACACAAGAAATACTCTCATGATCATGGTTTCAGATGGATCTAAATCATGTTGGTCGAGTGGCCCGTGCTATGGATCCGAACAAAGATGTA
- the LOC108806378 gene encoding hydroxyproline O-arabinosyltransferase 1 — protein MGCGGTTLFYPLLITLSVALITYNIIISSNTPLKQGFPSSSSLSSSSIIDPVIELPRGGSRIRNERRLFHTAVTASDSVYNTWQCRVMYYWFKKIRASSGPGSEMGGFTRILHNGKPDQYMDEIPTFVAQPLPPGTDQGYVVLNRPWAFVQWLQQADIKEDYILMSEPDHLIVKPIPNLAKDGYGAAFPFFYIEPKKYEKVLRKYYPEERGPVTDIDPIGNSPVIVGKEALEKIAPTWMNVSLAMKKDPEADKAFGWVLEMYAYAVSSALHGVSNILHKDFMIQPPWDTEVGDKYIIHYTYGCDYDMKGKLTYGKIGEWRFDKRSYDSTPPPRNLTMPPPGVSQSVVTLVKMVNEATANIPNWGE, from the exons ATGGGTTGCGGTGGAACAACTCTGTTCTACCCACTCCTCATAACCCTCTCCGTCGCCCTCATCACATACAACATCATCATCTCCTCCAACACTCCTCTCAAGCAAGGCttcccctcctcctcctccctctcctcctcctccatcatcGACCCAGTCATCGAGCTTCCACGTGGCGGATCCAGAATCCGAAACGAGAGAAGGCTCTTCCACACGGCCGTGACGGCCTCAGACTCAGTCTACAACACGTGGCAATGCAGAGTCATGTACTACTGGTTCAAAAAGATCCGAGCTTCCTCCGGACCCGGATCCGAAATGGGCGGGTTTACCCGGATCTTGCACAACGGCAAACCCGATCAGTACATGGATGAGATTCCCACTTTCGTCGCTCAGCCTTTACCACCTGGGACGGATCAG GGTTATGTTGTGTTGAACAGACCATGGGCGTTTGTACAATGGCTTCAACAAGCTGACATTAAAGAAGA TTATATACTTATGTCTGAGCCTGATCACCTAATTGTCAAACCTATACCGAACCTAGCTAAAGATGGGTATGGAGCTGCGTTCCCTTTCTTTTACATCGAACCTAAAAAGTATGAGAAGGTGTTGAGGAAGTATTATCCGGAAGAGAGAGGGCCTGTGACCGATATTGATCCCATAGGGAACTCTCCTGTCATTGTCGGAAAg gaAGCTTTGGAGAAGATTGCTCCAACTTGGATGAATGTTTCCTTGGCTATGAAGAAGGATCCTGAAGCTGACAAGGCTTTTGGTTGGGTTCttgaaat GTATGCTTATGCTGTTTCATCTGCATTGCATGGTGTTAGCAATATTCTACACAAAGACTTCATGATTCAG CCTCCATGGGACACAGAGGTTGGTGACAAGTACATCATACACTACACTTATGGATGTGACTATGATATGAAG GGTAAGTTAACCTATGGGAAGATTGGGGAATGGAGGTTTGACAAAAGATCGTATGATAGCACACCGCCACCAAGGAACCTTACAATGCCCCCACCTGGTGTTTCACAGAGTGTG GTAACATTAGTGAAGATGGTGAATGAAGCTACGGCAAACATTCCAAACTGGGGAGAATAG